In one window of Clavelina lepadiformis chromosome 4, kaClaLepa1.1, whole genome shotgun sequence DNA:
- the LOC143453289 gene encoding alpha-L-iduronidase-like, whose product MQISGVHMTCFLCLLLNVNVVSLVDAEIRYFDVFTKQQTGILNHFWESTGLCPPLPHSNAAKYFLSDDIKQNFLLIASVPHNGIKQIRMHWLLELINKKGVDYDFSNLDKLLQLLEANQLKPGFELMGNPSGYFKNFDNMNEIVEFKKLVEALAKRYINMFGEYYVSTWNFETWNEPDNHDFDSLKISTEGFLKYYDACSEGLRESSKALIFGGPGGSCRVKKRDKICWALFHHCLNGTNYITGAKGSRIDYIAIHEKGRGQSQTIINDELETLSQIENDVKLLMSTPLYNDEADPLVGWSHPQWWRSDVTYAAIIVKIISQHQHQIIANKSRSYMQYSLLSNDNAFLNYYPHFFTQRTLNARFQMNLTNPKYVHFVRKPVLTVMGLLSKLGHVHLNMSDPGDTIGGISSFCSPPACLSLEMSTILYNSVDTQPTTGKSIVQLRYHDILNASIVQDINGRRAVLNNVLGVTCSMDNMYTNPYWHWWNSGSPSFPTTELFKLLHKNEGPVCTDPTEPYFNEDGLLITNLTLPLPGVALHHICWKPDRNLFEPTKLQVHNITSGQVLITWQDSYIRSKCIKTYVVEFAGASHPDNFVTINNYKVIFNSFVFINEIEGVHGQYRVRAQDFWDRYGVVSNTFTYGI is encoded by the coding sequence actggAATTCTCAATCACTTCTGGGAGAGCACTGGGCTTTGTCCACCACTACCTCATAGTAATGCTGCAAAGTATTTTCTCTCAGATGACATAAAGCAAAACTTTCTACTTATAGCTTCAGTGCCACACAATGGAATAAAACAAATTCGTATGCATTGGCTTCTAGAGCTAATCAATAAGAAAGGTGTGGATTATGATTTTTCCAACCTTGACAAGCTTCTTCAACTCCTAGAGGCTAACCAGTTAAAACCTGGATTTGAATTAATGGGAAACCCTTCtggttatttcaaaaattttgataacaTGAATGAAATAGTTGAATTCAAGAAACTGGTTGAAGCATTAGCAAAAAGGTATATTAATATGTTTGGGGAATATTATGTCTCAACTTGGAACTTTGAGACTTGGAATGAACCAGATAATCATGATTTTGACTCATTGAAAATAAGCACAGAAGGATTTTTAAAGTATTATGATGCTTGTTCAGAGGGTCTTAGAGAATCCAGCAAAGCATTGATTTTCGGTGGACCTGGTGGATCCTGCCGGGTAAAAAAGCGTGATAAAATTTGTTGGGCTCTTTTTCATCATTGTTTAAATGGAACTAATTATATAACTGGTGCGAAGGGTAGCCGCATTGATTATATTGCCATTCACGAAAAAGGTAGAGGTCAATCACAGACTATCATCAATGACGAGTTAGAGACGTTGTCCCAAATTGAGAATGATGTGAAGCTGTTGATGTCAACTCCATTGTACAATGATGAAGCTGATCCTCTAGTGGGTTGGAGCCATCCACAATGGTGGCGGAGTGATGTAACTTATGCTGCAATCATTGTAAAGATAATTTCTCAACATCAGCATCAAATCATAGCAAATAAATCTCGTAGTTACATGCAGTATAGCTTGCTCAGTAATGACAATGCATTTTTGAATTATTATCCTCACTTTTTCACACAGCGAACATTAAATGCACGATTTCAGATGAACTTGACGAATCCAAAATATGTGCATTTTGTAAGAAAACCGGTACTGACAGTAATGGGCTTGTTATCCAAACTGGGTCATGTCCACCTAAACATGAGTGATCCAGGCGATACAATAGGAGGAATTTCCTCTTTCTGTTCTCCACCAGCTTGTCTCTCTCTTGAAATGTCAACGATTCTATACAACAGCGTTGATACTCAGCCCACCACAGGAAAAAGCATTGTCCAACTTAGATATCATGATATACTAAATGCCAGCATAGTACAAGATATCAATGGCAGAAGAGCTGTTTTGAATAATGTTCTAGGTGTCACATGCAGCATGGACAATATGTACACGAATCCCTATTGGCATTGGTGGAACTCGGGATCACCTTCTTTTCCAACAACAGAGTTGTTCAaacttttgcataaaaatgaaGGTCCAGTTTGCACAGATCCTACAGAACCATATTTCAATGAAGATGGGCTGCTTATAACTAACCTTACACTGCCTTTACCTGGTGTTGCTTTGCACCACATATGCTGGAAACCTGATAGGAATTTGTTTGAACCAACAAAACTGCAAGTGCATAATATTACGTCTGGACAAGTGTTGATTACCTGGCAAGATTCTTACATTAGAAGTAAGTGTATTAAGACTTATGTTGTGGAATTTGCAGGAGCATCCCATCCAGACAATTTTGTCACAATCAACAATTATAAAGTTATTTTCAattcttttgtatttataaACGAAATTGAAGGAGTGCATGGCCAGTACCGGGTAAGGGCACAAGATTTCTGGGATAGATATGGTGTAGTATCGAATACTTTTACATACGGAATATGA